The DNA segment tgaaACATTTAGTCCTACTGTCAAGCCAACTACCATTCGAATTGTTCTTAATTTGGCCTTAAGCAAGGCATGGAGTATTTGACAACTCAATGTGCATAATGCTATTCTCAATGGTGACTTAGCCAAGCAAGTCTTTATAACTCAGCCCGAGGGGTTTGTGGACACTTCCAAACCCAATTATGTGTGTAAATTGACCAAAGCTCTTTATGGCTTAAAACGGGCTATAGTCATGTGGTTTACCAAGCTCAGTACTGCTCATATCCAATGGGGTTTTTGTGACTCCAAAGTTGATACCTCTATGTTTATCTATCAGAAGCATTCTCACATGTTGTCTGTTTTAGTCTGTGTATGACATTATTGTAACTGAGAGTAGTGACTCACTTATTTAGCACCTCATTTCTACTATTAACACCCAGTTTGTTTTAAAGGACTTGAGACCTCTCAGTTTTTTTCTTCGTATTGAACTTGTATGGTCTGGCTCTACATCTTTGTCAAGCCAAATATATTCATGATCTTCTTAATCGTGTTGGTTTATCTGATGCCAAGCCTATAGCCACTCTCATATCTTCTGGTACTGTTTTCTCCATTTCTGATGGTACTCCCTTGGAATATCCTACATTGTACCGCAACTTGGTTGGTGCTTTGCAATATTGCACTATCACATGACCTGATATTACTTGTACAGTTAATAAACTTTGTCAGTTTATGCATGCTCCTACATCCACTCATTTTTAAGTAGTCAAATGTGTTCTTCATTATCTTAAGGGCTCTACCATCTTTGGTCTTTCACTCCAACTATTTTCATCTCTTGATTTAACTTACAATGATGCAGATTGGGCAAGTTGTCTTGATGATAGGCATAGCACTAGTGGgtattgtatttctttttgTGCCAATCTTATCTCCTGGTCCACTTGTGAATCGAAGGTGGTCTCTCATTCCAACATTGAATGTGAATACCAGGTTCTTGCTAATGCTGCAGCTGAGCTTGCTTGGATCCAATCTTTGCTTCTTAAACTTCATAGTCCCCTTTTTTGCATTCCTGTCGTTCTCTGTGACAACCTTTGTACAATTTATTTGGCCATTAATCCTGTACTGCATTTTTGTGCCAAACATGTAGAGATTGATTATCAGTTTGTGCAAGAGCATGTTTTGCAGAAGACACTAGTTGTTTGGTTTATCACCTCTGTTGAGCAGCTTACAGCTGTTATAACTAAGGCCTTACCCACATTACACTTCTTGGGATTTCACAGCAAGCTCACAGTTCTTTCCTGACCTGTGTGCTTGAAGGGGAGGTTAAGCGACATTGTTAATCTTAGTTACATCAGTGTAACCACTTTAGTTTAACCATGTAACCATCTCTAACCGTTTCAGTTACTGTAATAGTTCTGGAGTCTTCCttaatgtgtgtgtgtgtgtgtgtgtgtgtgtgtgtgtgtgtgtgtattattTTAAGAGAACCAAATATACAAGAAACAGAGCAACTCTATTCTTCCAAAAATCTCTGTGAAGTGTTCTCAAACACATTTGAGTTTTCTGCGTTTTGTCTAAGGCAAATCACTGATTATTGTTTGATTGATACCAGAGATTCATGGAATGTGCCAACGAGAGTAGAAGGGTTGAATCAAGTAAAAGTTCGAGCTGCATTTGCATCTGGTGTCATTTCTACAGCCATTGGAGATGACGGCTCTTTGTGGGTCTGGGGAAAGTCTAAGCATGGGCAGCTTGGCCTTGGAAAAGGAATCAGTGAGACTGTAGTACCTTCCAGAGTTGAAGCACTTGCAAGAGAAAAAATAGTTAAGGTGGTCTCTTCATTGTAATTAAGGTAGAAATATATAACACATGCTAATTGATGTTGGAATTGACATTTCTCAGTTGGACAAGGAATTAATTCACAGCCCTAGTATGGTATGATTGATCTCTTGCCTTTTTTGGAGGGAAAATTTCTTGAGCTGTCTTTCTCTGACAGGTCTCACTTGGTTGGGGACATGCTTTGGCACAAACTGAGGATGGAAAATTGTTTGGGTGGGGTTATTCAGCAGACGGTAGATTAGGACAGGTTGGGAAAGCTTTGGAGGTGTTTCCACTGAATTCAGTTGCAGATAGGGAACTCTCAAGTTCGAAGCTGGAAGTTGCTGAAAATATGGTCTTGAAAGGAATTGAGAAGGAGAAAAACATGCCTATCATCTGGGAGCCTAGTCTGATCGAAGAAGAAAATGGTGTTGGCATTGTAGATGTGGCATGTGGGCTTGATCATTCCTTAGTTCTTTGCGGTAAGTGACTTTTCCACAGCCTCTATGGATTTAAATATGCATTCATGTGAATCCTAATTGTCTTACTTCAGTTAATGGCAACCTATTAAGCGGTGGGAGCAATATTTATGGTCAGTTGGGCAGAGTGGCACAAGACTATGGAATGGTACCAGTTACTACAAGTTTCATTCCGATATCTATATCATCAGGCCTTGGCCATTCTTTGGCAATTTGTCAGGTTGAATCATCAGAGGCCATAGGAGGTGCCACAAGCATCATTTCATGGGGATGGAACCAGTTTTTTCAGCTTGGGAGGGCAGGGCCCGGGAGCTGCCCATTGGCGGTGAAGGGGTTGGCAGGGGAAACACCAGTTGCGGTATCAGGAGGACGTGCACACTCCATTGCCCTCACATCTAAGGGAGAGGTGTGGGTTTGGGGTTGTGGCAAAAGTGGTAGGCTTGGATTAGGAAGCTCTACTGATGAGGTTGAGCCAAGCTTGCTTGAATATTTGGAAGGCTCTGAGGTTCTACAAGTCGCATCAGGCTTCGATCATAATCTAGTCCTGGTTGCTAATTGATCATTCTATCCTGGTTGCTCAACGATGCACTTTGAAAGCAGAGAGACTGTAATTGAATCATAGCATGGGTTTTGCTGTTTCAATATTTCTGTTTGaacttatttattctttttagtAGAATCTATGCTTACATGGGGCTTCATCATTCAATGCTTACTTACCTTTCTCGTATGGCTAAGATGAGGACTTCCAAATGGATGAGCGGCAAGGGAAGATAAGAAATGGTGATCAGATCAGAAACGATTACACCTTGAgaagggattttttttcttttaaatgttatttttaaaaaaatattattaaaatacaattgtttaaaaaataaatattttaatatgatgTTCTACCAtcacttatttaatttttgtacttAACTCTTAAAGGGTGAATTCACTTTTTATCAATgcttttaaaattgaatatgtTATTGAACTAGAAAAGTTATCGGTTCAGGGTTTATTACGATGttacaaatatataatttatatattattataatttaaaataaataaaaataataatatatatgttatataaaaattaattttttatttgaaaatcataaaaaaattatataaaaaaattggtttcaaattataaatttaaattaaaatcagaattttaatttaaaattagaaaatttaaattttatttttaaatgaaaaacttattttaaaataaaaaatttatttaaaattataatgttttcataaatgtaaattaaaatcacaagttttaaaaatcataaagttaaaataataaatataaaataataatggatatgaagtaaataaaaatataaaaacattaaaaaaaaattgtatgaaGTGGGAGGGTTGGAGGTGGGaaggggaagaaaaggaaagagagagaacTAACTAGAAAAGGAAACAGAACAGACAACCCTACTCAAACTATTGAATTGGATTGGATTGGTAATCGGTCTGCAGTTGGACCATCGAGTCGATCCAGTTTTTAAAACACTGCTTTTTATAAAGAGacgttcatttttttttattgaatttctttttttaaaagacaagTTCTCTTATTatcttaaaacttttttatattgaattcatttttcaaaagacATCTGTCCCCTTCTTTGTCAAGAGTGACAAATTTAGTTTAGGTTGAGCTCAGTCTTCCCTACTTGCAAGAAAAGTAGTGATTGTGTAAGAGAGTGCCTCGATGTGTTGCCAGTTGATCGTAAATCCCCATAAAACTAATTCGAAGTCAATCCCATAAAACAATAACTTTTAAGCTTGATTATCTCAATTAGATGAGAATCCTTGAGTTAAGAAATTCACTCTAAAGCACATAACCTCAAaaatgaaatccaaaaataaaaactacgaataatttgaaattattttttatgctacgagttttaaaaaaatacactaCTACAACAAAAAAAACTCCTTGAAAAATTAGTTATGATTACATATGAAGAATTGATGGTATCATAGAGGTAGACAAAAGTCACAAGACTAGGCATGTAATTAACCAAGCTAGTCATAATTGCATATGTGGAATTGATCGAATTGGTTGAGGTAGACAAGAGTCACAAGACCAGGCACATAATTAActattaataaagaaaatgctatTATACATATTTGGTATCATATCAAACTCAAAAATCTTCAAAAGTTATTGAGATCAATTcgtaagatataaaataaataataaaggaaTGTgactttcaaaaaatatatatataaaaaaggagACCTTTCAGATAAAGGAATGCAAATATATCAAAAAGTAATGATTAGTTaccataatatatataatataaattatttgcATTTCCATTAATAgcactttcattaaaaatatttttaaaaataatcactTGAGATTTGgacatagaaaacaaaaaggtgCTCtggtaatatttttttgtaatatattatataacaaaaaaaataatttttgaagtaATGACATATCAAGTAATTGTTCAAATCATTTAAGTGATTTTGTAGGGTtctaaaaaatggttaaaaacataatttatgtatttatattaattatgaatttatgaCCATGGCAGGATCAAAGATAGAGTTGGACAGTGGAATGGAGAAACATGATTTGTGGGAGTGATCACAAATACTTGGACTGATGCATTTTGAGGATTGGATGGTTGTGGCTGTCAACAAAGCAACAAAATTTCAATGAAACTTTAATTTTCAGTAATTAATCAACCATAATCAAACCTCAAAACTTGTTCTCCCAAGTACAGGTTTTGAATAAGTATCTCCAATGTTAATcaccaaaaggaaaagaaaaacagcaTGGATAAGTAGCTCAATCAAAAATTCTCAGGGCTGTCATCCAGTTGTTTCTCGTCCTCTATATCTACCTCCAAGATTTCCTGAGGGTTGGAAAGAAGCTATGCTTTTACCAACCgatcaatttatttgaaatgggtggaatataaataaatatgagagaGTGACTCACCGGAATTCTCTGCTTCAAGTAATTAGCAACTCTGGCCAACACTGTGGAACGTTTGTGCCAAAAGCGACCTCTGAGACTGATCTTCACAAATGGTCCATCCAATTCAGCTAGCTCGGCTTCTCCTGTTATTCCAACTGAATTGTCGAAGATCTGCGCAAGCTGCGAACCAAAAACGCACAAATGTAAATTTCAAATCATGCTGCTTTGGAAGAAACAAATCGAAATGGCGGTCGACTTGCCTCCACTCGAGCATCGGCTAAAACCTGCCGGACGTTATCTTCTGTTAAATCGAGCGGTGAAAGCGAAGCTGTCACGGCTGCGAAGCGCGGTGTGGTGACGGCCGTCGATGGTCTCCGGCGACTCCATCTCAGCGGCACCATTGGCCCCTTCGCGCTTGTCATTCCTGTCGTCAGTTGGCTTCTGGTATTCGAGATCAGATGAGATGTAGGTAGGAGTGACGGTGTGGATATGCGAGGGTGATGATGGACAAATTCCCGAGACATCTCCTTTGCTAACTGTTAAGACAACCACAGCCTGTCTTTGGCTAATGGATTGAATTTCATAAAGGAGGCCCACGCTTTCCTGAAATTTCAGAAAATTCAGAacattctctctttttcttttttcattcatcGACTTTGATAGGATagtgtaaaattaaaatgtttttatgattttttcaactataaaaataattaagatacttttaaattttgaattaaaaaaaaaagagaaaaaaaaatctgttttaAGGCTCATTGCATCTCTCCGACGTAAATTACATTGAAAAatctttttgagaaaataaaggctaaacttaaatgagaaaaacacccaagaggagagtgaattgggtttttaaaaaacttt comes from the Vitis vinifera cultivar Pinot Noir 40024 chromosome 12, ASM3070453v1 genome and includes:
- the LOC100247779 gene encoding uncharacterized protein LOC100247779 isoform X2 → MRRFIMMGQKQSLRCFSSSARSVMSFGDGSHGALGLPSSLIGLGGDAYEPTPVPGLPSDVCSVSAGHYHSLAVTAQGEVWAWGRNHEGQLGRGLLAPRDSWNVPTRVEGLNQVKVRAAFASGVISTAIGDDGSLWVWGKSKHGQLGLGKGISETVVPSRVEALAREKIVSLGWGHALAQTEDGKLFGWGYSADGRLGQVGKALEVFPLNSVADRELSSSKLEVAENMVLKGIEKEKNMPIIWEPSLIEEENGVGIVDVACGLDHSLVLCVNGNLLSGGSNIYGQLGRVAQDYGMVPVTTSFIPISISSGLGHSLAICQVESSEAIGGATSIISWGWNQFFQLGRAGPGSCPLAVKGLAGETPVAVSGGRAHSIALTSKGEVWVWGCGKSGRLGLGSSTDEVEPSLLEYLEGSEVLQVASGFDHNLVLVAN
- the LOC100247779 gene encoding uncharacterized protein LOC100247779 isoform X1, encoding MRRFIMMGQKQSLRCFSSSARSVMSFGDGSHGALGLPSSLIGLGGDAYEPTPVPGLPSDVCSVSAGHYHSLAVTAQGEVWAWGRNHEGQLGRGLLAPRDSWNVPTRVEGLNQVKVRAAFASGVISTAIGDDGSLWVWGKSKHGQLGLGKGISETVVPSRVEALAREKIVKVSLGWGHALAQTEDGKLFGWGYSADGRLGQVGKALEVFPLNSVADRELSSSKLEVAENMVLKGIEKEKNMPIIWEPSLIEEENGVGIVDVACGLDHSLVLCVNGNLLSGGSNIYGQLGRVAQDYGMVPVTTSFIPISISSGLGHSLAICQVESSEAIGGATSIISWGWNQFFQLGRAGPGSCPLAVKGLAGETPVAVSGGRAHSIALTSKGEVWVWGCGKSGRLGLGSSTDEVEPSLLEYLEGSEVLQVASGFDHNLVLVAN
- the LOC100252893 gene encoding uncharacterized protein LOC100252893, producing MSREFVHHHPRISTPSLLPTSHLISNTRSQLTTGMTSAKGPMVPLRWSRRRPSTAVTTPRFAAVTASLSPLDLTEDNVRQVLADARVELAQIFDNSVGITGEAELAELDGPFVKISLRGRFWHKRSTVLARVANYLKQRIPEILEVDIEDEKQLDDSPENF